One Sphingomonas endolithica DNA segment encodes these proteins:
- the cobT gene encoding nicotinate-nucleotide--dimethylbenzimidazole phosphoribosyltransferase produces MIDQDVVWAHLDALAKPRRSLGRLEEIAVRLALTQRRLDTRTRPRQIVLFAGDHGCVADGVSAWPSAVTGMMVDTILAERATSNALAGANDCPLRLVDVGLAGPRMSDAPAFFRDARIADGTESLARGAAMTGAQVDAAWQIGAAEADRAVNAGAALLIAGEMGIGNTTPAACLTALLTGLDPAAAVGRGAGADDDVVALKTRVVTTAVARARSLAAEDMTGAIAAVCGYEIAAMAGFFAQGAARGATLLLDGYVATAAALIAERLAPGTVAAMIAGHRSAEPGHAAALADLGLEPLLDWGMRLGEGSGALVALPLLDAAAALLGDVARLDSIGASRAD; encoded by the coding sequence ATGATCGACCAGGACGTCGTCTGGGCGCATCTTGACGCGCTGGCCAAGCCGCGCCGCAGCCTCGGGCGGCTGGAGGAGATCGCGGTGCGGCTGGCACTGACGCAAAGGCGGCTCGATACGCGGACCAGGCCACGGCAGATCGTGTTGTTCGCCGGCGACCATGGCTGCGTCGCCGATGGCGTCTCGGCCTGGCCCTCGGCAGTGACGGGGATGATGGTCGACACGATCCTGGCCGAGCGCGCGACGAGCAACGCGCTGGCGGGGGCGAACGATTGCCCGCTCAGGCTGGTCGATGTCGGCTTGGCCGGGCCGCGGATGAGTGACGCACCGGCGTTCTTTCGCGACGCGCGGATTGCCGATGGCACGGAGAGCCTGGCGCGTGGCGCGGCTATGACCGGCGCGCAGGTCGACGCGGCGTGGCAGATCGGTGCGGCGGAGGCCGATCGCGCGGTCAATGCCGGCGCGGCGCTGCTGATCGCAGGCGAAATGGGCATCGGCAACACCACGCCCGCCGCCTGCCTGACGGCGTTGCTGACCGGCCTGGACCCGGCGGCAGCGGTGGGGCGCGGCGCGGGGGCGGATGACGATGTCGTGGCGCTCAAGACGCGGGTCGTCACCACCGCCGTCGCGCGCGCCAGGTCGCTGGCGGCCGAGGACATGACCGGGGCAATCGCCGCGGTGTGCGGTTACGAAATCGCCGCCATGGCCGGCTTCTTCGCACAAGGCGCGGCGCGCGGTGCGACCTTGCTGCTCGACGGCTATGTCGCCACCGCCGCCGCGCTGATCGCCGAACGGCTCGCGCCCGGTACGGTCGCCGCGATGATCGCCGGCCACCGCTCGGCCGAGCCGGGCCATGCCGCGGCGCTGGCCGATCTCGGGCTCGAACCATTGCTCGATTGGGGCATGCGGCTGGGCGAGGGAAGCGGCGCGCTGGTCGCGCTGCCGCTGCTCGACGCCGCGGCGGCCTTGCTCGGCGATGTCGCGCGGCTCGACTCGATCGGTGCGTCGCGGGCCGACTGA
- a CDS encoding organic hydroperoxide resistance protein, whose translation MSTLYSTKVTAVGGRSGTIRSEDGLLDLQLALPTALGGKGGATNPEQLFAAGYAACFENAVIHVTRGKAEKVKDDDIVVVAEVGMSPNGQGGFALSVALDVTITGLDQVTAEAIVAAAHEVCPYSNAVKGNIDVVITVTAD comes from the coding sequence ATGAGCACGCTCTACAGCACCAAGGTTACCGCCGTCGGCGGCCGCAGCGGCACCATCCGCAGCGAGGACGGGCTGCTCGATCTGCAGCTCGCACTGCCGACCGCGCTTGGCGGCAAGGGCGGGGCGACCAACCCCGAGCAATTGTTCGCCGCCGGTTATGCCGCCTGCTTCGAAAATGCCGTGATCCACGTCACGCGCGGCAAGGCGGAGAAGGTGAAGGACGACGACATCGTCGTGGTGGCGGAGGTCGGCATGTCGCCCAACGGCCAGGGTGGCTTTGCGCTGTCGGTGGCGCTCGACGTGACGATCACCGGGCTCGACCAGGTCACCGCCGAGGCGATCGTCGCGGCGGCGCACGAAGTCTGCCCATATTCGAACGCGGTGAAGGGCAATATCGACGTGGTGATCACGGTCACTGCGGATTGA
- a CDS encoding DsbA family oxidoreductase has translation MSKPLKIDFVSDVSCPWCIIGLHGLEEALARTGDLVTANITFQPFELNPQMGKDGQNIGEHIAEKYGSTPEQSAANRTMIRDRAAELGFAMEMSDTSRIYNTFDAHRLLHWAQIEGRQAALKHALFDAYFTAQQDPSDHAVLVAVAGRAGLDPARAADILASDLYAQEVRGAEQLWQSRGISAVPAVVINDRYLISGGQPPEAIERALREIAAAA, from the coding sequence ATGTCCAAGCCGCTCAAGATCGATTTCGTCTCCGACGTCTCCTGCCCGTGGTGTATCATCGGGCTGCACGGGCTGGAGGAAGCGCTGGCCCGCACCGGCGATCTGGTCACCGCCAACATCACGTTCCAGCCGTTCGAGCTGAACCCGCAAATGGGCAAGGACGGGCAGAATATCGGCGAGCATATCGCCGAGAAATATGGCTCCACGCCAGAACAGTCCGCCGCCAACCGCACGATGATCCGCGATCGTGCAGCGGAACTCGGCTTCGCGATGGAGATGAGCGACACGAGTCGCATCTACAACACGTTCGACGCCCACCGCCTGCTGCACTGGGCGCAGATCGAGGGCCGACAGGCGGCATTGAAGCACGCCTTGTTCGACGCGTATTTCACGGCTCAGCAGGACCCGTCCGATCATGCGGTGCTGGTCGCCGTGGCGGGGCGCGCCGGGCTGGATCCTGCGCGTGCCGCCGACATCCTGGCCAGCGATCTATACGCGCAGGAAGTCCGCGGCGCCGAGCAGCTGTGGCAGTCGCGCGGCATCAGCGCGGTGCCGGCAGTGGTCATCAACGATCGCTATCTGATCTCGGGCGGACAGCCGCCCGAGGCGATCGAACGAGCATTGCGCGAGATTGCTGCTGCGGCGTGA
- a CDS encoding ATP-dependent DNA ligase, producing the protein MSDPLTQAVAPMEAKLVSALPDGAEWQFEPKWDGFRAIAVRDGDRVAIWSKSGKPLDRYFPELVVLLLACETQRFVVDGEIVVPLADHLSFGALQARLHPAATRIAKLSGETPAQMILFDLLSLEDRSYEMEPLVARREVLERFHAANGSAQLLLSPCSRDKAVAEQWVSRAGGALDGVIAKRLDQPYRRGERAMAKLKQLRTADCVVGGYRTTADGTGIASLLLGLFGAGGALDHVGFTSGISAAERPMLLERLSAYAGGTGFTGRAPGGPSRWATERSAEWTPLRPECVVEVVYDQVTDGRFRHGTRLLRWRPDKAPEQCTQEQLVREISPVELEALIRRR; encoded by the coding sequence GTGAGCGATCCGCTGACCCAGGCGGTCGCGCCGATGGAGGCCAAGCTGGTCTCGGCCCTGCCCGACGGTGCGGAGTGGCAGTTCGAACCCAAATGGGACGGGTTCCGCGCGATCGCGGTGCGGGACGGGGACCGCGTGGCGATCTGGTCCAAGTCGGGCAAGCCGCTCGATCGCTATTTCCCAGAACTGGTTGTACTGCTTCTCGCCTGCGAGACGCAGCGCTTCGTGGTCGATGGCGAGATCGTCGTGCCGCTGGCCGATCACCTCTCGTTCGGCGCGCTACAGGCGCGGCTGCATCCCGCCGCAACCCGGATCGCCAAGCTATCTGGTGAGACGCCGGCACAGATGATCCTGTTCGACCTGCTGTCGCTGGAGGATCGTTCGTACGAGATGGAGCCGCTCGTGGCGCGACGCGAGGTGCTGGAGCGATTCCACGCCGCAAACGGCAGCGCGCAACTGTTGCTGTCACCGTGCAGTCGCGACAAGGCGGTGGCAGAGCAATGGGTGTCGCGGGCCGGCGGCGCGCTCGACGGCGTGATCGCCAAACGGCTCGACCAACCCTATCGGCGCGGCGAACGGGCCATGGCCAAGCTCAAGCAACTGCGCACGGCGGACTGCGTCGTCGGTGGCTATCGTACCACGGCGGACGGCACCGGCATCGCCTCGCTGCTGCTCGGCCTGTTTGGGGCGGGCGGCGCCCTGGATCATGTCGGCTTCACCTCCGGGATCAGCGCGGCCGAGCGCCCTATGCTGCTGGAGCGCCTGTCGGCTTACGCAGGCGGCACGGGCTTTACCGGACGGGCGCCGGGTGGCCCGAGCCGCTGGGCGACCGAGCGCTCGGCGGAGTGGACGCCGCTTCGCCCGGAATGCGTGGTGGAAGTGGTCTATGATCAGGTGACCGACGGCCGCTTTCGACACGGCACGCGGCTGCTCCGCTGGCGCCCGGACAAGGCGCCCGAGCAGTGCACCCAGGAGCAGCTCGTGCGCGAGATCAGCCCGGTGGAGCTGGAGGCGCTGATCCGACGGCGCTGA
- the cbiB gene encoding adenosylcobinamide-phosphate synthase CbiB: MTHAAVLLPMLIVEAAFGYPRRWWHPVMAAGALIDAAERRWNRGSAGQQRLAGVALLLLLVALSVMIGAAIDRVAGERWGLLAVIAIGTTGLAQRSLYDHVVAVLRPLAAGDLPAARAAVGMIVGRDTDILDEAGVATGAIESLAESFCDGVVAPAFWFLLAGLPGLFAAKAINTADSMIGHRTERLRYFGWAAARADDAVNWLPARLSGALICLAGRGGWRTMVRDAPGHASPNGGWPEAAMAGALGRQLGGVVRYDGEPAYRAVLGRGAAPDATDLARALGVYRVACLLLWALVGMLAWLL, encoded by the coding sequence ATGACCCATGCCGCCGTGCTGCTGCCGATGCTGATCGTGGAGGCGGCGTTCGGCTATCCGCGGCGCTGGTGGCATCCGGTGATGGCGGCGGGGGCACTGATCGACGCGGCGGAGCGGCGCTGGAACCGCGGCAGCGCCGGGCAGCAGCGACTGGCGGGCGTGGCGTTGCTGCTCTTGCTGGTGGCGCTATCGGTGATGATCGGCGCGGCGATCGATCGGGTGGCGGGCGAGCGCTGGGGCTTACTGGCGGTCATCGCGATCGGCACCACCGGGCTCGCGCAACGCAGCCTGTACGATCATGTTGTGGCCGTGCTGCGTCCGCTGGCGGCGGGCGATCTGCCGGCGGCGCGAGCGGCGGTCGGGATGATCGTCGGGCGCGACACGGACATTCTCGACGAGGCAGGTGTGGCGACGGGGGCGATCGAGAGCCTGGCGGAGAGTTTCTGCGACGGCGTGGTCGCGCCGGCATTCTGGTTCCTGCTTGCCGGACTGCCCGGATTGTTTGCGGCCAAGGCGATCAACACGGCGGATTCGATGATCGGCCACCGCACGGAGCGGCTGCGGTATTTCGGCTGGGCGGCGGCGCGCGCCGACGACGCGGTCAACTGGCTGCCGGCGCGATTGTCCGGCGCGCTGATCTGTCTCGCCGGGCGCGGCGGGTGGCGGACGATGGTGCGCGATGCACCGGGTCATGCCTCGCCCAATGGCGGCTGGCCGGAAGCGGCGATGGCGGGGGCGCTGGGTCGGCAGCTGGGCGGCGTGGTGCGGTATGACGGCGAACCGGCGTACCGCGCCGTGCTCGGCCGCGGCGCGGCGCCGGATGCGACCGATCTCGCTCGCGCGCTCGGCGTTTATCGCGTGGCTTGCCTGCTCTTGTGGGCGCTGGTGGGGATGCTCGCATGGCTGCTGTGA
- a CDS encoding cobyric acid synthase, producing MAAVMLQGTGSDVGKSVLVAGLCRVLANRGLTVRPFKPQNMSNNAAVTAEGGEIGRAQALQAIACRVAPHVDMNPVLLKPQSDRTAQLVVGGRARGTMAAGDYWRRKPDLLGEVLEAYRRLSAEAGIVVVEGAGSPAEINLRRSDIANMGFARAADVLVILVGDIDRGGVIASLVGTQAVIDPADAAMIRGFIVNKFRGDPALFDDGLLAIAERTGWRSIGVVPWLADAARLPAEDAVALGRDADGGAGPVIAVPMLSRIANFDDFDALAHEPGVRLRMIPPGQPLPGDAALIVLPGTKATIADLAFLRAQGWDEDLAAHVRRGGRVLGICGGYQMLGRTIADPAGIEGAAGSIAGLGLLPIDTQIAADKTTRPVEGQIVGNGARFGGYEIHAGVTTIDPDTPPMLRFADGSTDGARARDGQIAGCYVHGLFDRAEARAALIATLGAASDGLDRREEVDAALESIAATLEQVLDIDAIIAIAGEKA from the coding sequence ATGGCTGCTGTGATGCTGCAGGGGACCGGGTCGGACGTCGGCAAATCGGTGCTGGTCGCCGGCCTGTGCCGCGTGCTGGCCAATCGCGGGCTGACCGTCCGCCCGTTCAAGCCGCAGAACATGTCGAACAATGCCGCCGTCACCGCCGAAGGCGGCGAGATCGGGCGCGCACAGGCCTTGCAGGCGATCGCCTGCCGCGTGGCGCCGCATGTCGACATGAACCCGGTGCTGCTCAAGCCGCAAAGCGACCGCACCGCGCAGCTCGTGGTCGGCGGGCGGGCGCGCGGCACGATGGCGGCGGGGGATTACTGGCGGCGCAAGCCCGATCTGCTGGGTGAGGTGCTGGAGGCGTATCGGCGACTGTCGGCCGAGGCGGGTATCGTCGTCGTCGAAGGCGCGGGATCGCCGGCCGAGATCAACCTGCGCCGCAGCGACATCGCCAATATGGGGTTTGCGCGCGCGGCGGATGTGCTGGTGATCCTCGTCGGCGATATCGATCGCGGCGGGGTGATCGCATCCTTGGTGGGCACGCAGGCAGTGATCGACCCGGCCGACGCGGCGATGATCCGCGGCTTCATCGTCAATAAGTTCCGCGGCGATCCGGCACTGTTCGATGACGGACTGCTGGCGATCGCCGAGCGCACCGGCTGGCGCAGCATCGGCGTGGTGCCGTGGCTGGCGGATGCCGCACGATTGCCGGCGGAGGATGCGGTGGCGCTGGGGCGTGACGCCGATGGCGGCGCCGGGCCGGTGATCGCGGTGCCGATGCTCAGCCGGATCGCCAATTTCGACGACTTCGATGCGCTGGCGCACGAACCCGGCGTGCGGCTGAGGATGATCCCACCGGGCCAGCCGCTGCCCGGCGACGCGGCGCTGATCGTGCTGCCGGGTACCAAGGCGACGATCGCCGATCTCGCCTTCCTGCGCGCGCAGGGTTGGGATGAGGATCTCGCCGCGCACGTACGCCGCGGTGGGCGGGTGCTGGGCATTTGCGGCGGGTATCAGATGCTCGGGCGGACCATTGCAGATCCTGCCGGCATCGAAGGCGCGGCGGGGTCGATCGCGGGGCTCGGATTACTGCCGATCGATACCCAGATTGCCGCCGACAAGACGACGCGGCCCGTGGAGGGGCAGATCGTCGGCAACGGCGCGCGGTTCGGCGGGTACGAAATCCATGCCGGGGTGACGACGATCGATCCGGACACGCCGCCAATGTTGCGCTTTGCCGATGGCAGCACCGATGGCGCGCGCGCGCGCGACGGGCAGATCGCCGGCTGCTATGTGCACGGGCTGTTCGACCGGGCCGAGGCGCGTGCGGCGTTGATCGCGACGCTGGGCGCAGCGTCCGACGGGCTCGACCGGCGGGAGGAGGTCGATGCCGCGCTCGAGTCGATCGCCGCGACACTCGAACAGGTGCTCGATATCGATGCCATCATTGCCATTGCCGGAGAAAAAGCATGA
- a CDS encoding histidine phosphatase family protein encodes MSATILLVRHPPVARAWAGRCYGRSDMGWSREGAAAAHRLADGLAARQPAIVVHSGARRTHRLAELIVRRTACALHADARWLERDFGTWEGRRWDAIWRETGDLMDRIVTDPTGFRPGGGETGLELMTRAQAAWDAVPSAGLVMVITHGGPIAALRSWWAGQPLESMIDFVPQPGEIVEVSDHALHQRRGNKPRS; translated from the coding sequence GTGAGCGCGACAATCCTGCTCGTGCGTCACCCGCCGGTGGCAAGGGCCTGGGCTGGCCGCTGCTACGGCCGGTCCGACATGGGCTGGAGCCGGGAAGGCGCCGCCGCCGCGCATCGGCTGGCGGATGGATTGGCCGCAAGGCAGCCCGCGATCGTGGTGCATTCGGGTGCACGGCGCACACACCGCCTTGCCGAACTGATCGTACGCCGCACGGCCTGCGCCCTCCACGCGGACGCTCGCTGGCTGGAGCGCGATTTCGGCACGTGGGAAGGGCGGCGCTGGGACGCGATCTGGCGTGAAACTGGCGACCTGATGGACCGCATCGTCACCGACCCGACGGGCTTCCGCCCCGGTGGTGGGGAGACGGGGCTGGAGTTGATGACGCGAGCGCAAGCGGCCTGGGATGCGGTGCCCTCTGCCGGACTGGTCATGGTGATCACGCATGGCGGCCCGATCGCGGCACTGCGTAGCTGGTGGGCCGGGCAGCCGCTCGAGAGCATGATCGACTTCGTGCCCCAGCCCGGCGAGATAGTCGAGGTTTCGGATCACGCTCTACACCAACGAAGGGGGAATAAGCCGAGATCATGA
- a CDS encoding MarR family winged helix-turn-helix transcriptional regulator yields the protein MAEEADHLRLDRQLCFPLYAASNLFGRLYRPMLARLGLTYPQYLVMLVLWEQAPQSVGALGSRLHLDSGTLTPLLKRLETAGLVTRRRDARDERRVLIALTEQGRALRHSARDVPTTLASGLALPPDDLADLRATVQHLVAVLATADRAAPPDG from the coding sequence ATGGCGGAAGAAGCGGATCATCTGCGGCTCGATCGGCAATTGTGCTTCCCGCTCTATGCCGCCTCCAATCTGTTCGGCCGGCTCTATCGCCCGATGCTGGCCCGGCTCGGACTCACCTATCCGCAATATCTGGTGATGCTGGTGTTGTGGGAGCAGGCGCCGCAAAGCGTCGGTGCGCTGGGCAGTCGGCTGCACCTGGATAGCGGGACGCTGACGCCGCTGCTCAAGCGGCTGGAAACGGCCGGGCTGGTCACGCGCCGGCGAGACGCCCGGGACGAGCGCCGTGTCCTGATCGCGCTGACGGAGCAGGGAAGGGCATTGCGCCACAGCGCGCGCGACGTGCCGACGACGCTCGCCAGCGGCCTGGCGCTGCCGCCCGACGACCTCGCCGATCTACGGGCCACGGTGCAGCATCTGGTTGCCGTGCTGGCGACCGCCGACCGCGCTGCGCCACCCGATGGCTAG
- a CDS encoding FecCD family ABC transporter permease produces the protein MTRLNAGLLVAVLVAACLSVASGKVWVPLDAWTAADPRSIIIVELRLPRTVLGLLVGAALGLSGAVMQGYLRNPLADPGLFGVSAGAAFGAVIALYFGYAAQIWLLPAFALAGAAGTMALLALIAGRSGSLILFTLAGMILTSIAGSLTSLAISLAPTPFVSSQIVTWLLGALTDRSWDDVKVALPLIVLGSAILATTGRSLDALTLGEQAARSMGVDPRRLQLAVIAGVALTVGASVASAGVIGFVGLIVPHMVRPLAGNRPSAILLPSALGGALLLTLADSLVRLAPTVSELRLGIAMSMLGGPFFLYLLIRMRRKLA, from the coding sequence ATGACGCGGTTGAATGCCGGGCTGCTGGTGGCTGTGCTGGTGGCGGCGTGCCTGTCGGTGGCCTCGGGCAAAGTGTGGGTGCCGCTCGATGCATGGACCGCCGCCGATCCGCGCTCGATCATCATCGTCGAGCTGCGGCTGCCGCGCACCGTGCTGGGGCTGCTGGTCGGGGCGGCGCTCGGCCTGTCCGGCGCGGTGATGCAGGGCTATCTGCGCAACCCGCTGGCCGATCCGGGGCTGTTCGGCGTGTCGGCCGGCGCGGCATTCGGCGCGGTGATCGCGCTATATTTCGGCTATGCCGCGCAGATCTGGCTGCTGCCCGCCTTCGCGCTGGCCGGCGCGGCAGGGACGATGGCGCTGCTCGCACTGATCGCCGGCCGCTCGGGCAGTTTGATCCTGTTCACGCTGGCGGGGATGATCCTGACCAGCATCGCCGGCTCGCTCACTTCGCTCGCAATCAGCCTTGCGCCGACGCCGTTCGTCTCGTCGCAGATCGTCACCTGGCTGCTCGGCGCGCTGACCGATCGCAGCTGGGACGACGTGAAGGTCGCGCTGCCGCTGATCGTGCTGGGGAGCGCGATCCTTGCCACGACCGGACGGTCGCTCGACGCGCTGACCTTGGGCGAACAGGCCGCGCGCTCAATGGGCGTCGATCCGCGCCGGCTGCAGCTCGCGGTGATCGCCGGGGTCGCGCTGACCGTCGGCGCGTCGGTGGCGTCCGCCGGGGTGATCGGCTTCGTGGGGCTGATCGTGCCGCACATGGTGCGGCCGCTGGCGGGCAACCGGCCCTCGGCGATCCTGCTACCCTCCGCGCTTGGCGGCGCATTGCTGCTGACGCTGGCCGACAGCCTGGTGCGGCTTGCGCCGACGGTGAGCGAGCTCCGGCTCGGCATCGCCATGTCGATGCTCGGCGGGCCGTTTTTCCTCTACCTACTGATCCGCATGCGGCGGAAGCTGGCATGA
- a CDS encoding ABC transporter ATP-binding protein has translation MSMLAADRIGLTLGGNAVLDDVSFAFRPGRVTTLLGANGAGKSSLLACLAALRVPDRGTATLDGVDVQTLDRRARARAIGLLPQAADVHWDVDVATLVGLGRLPHSGRWSSTAADHEAVERALAATDMTTLAGRGMERLSGGERSRALLARVLAGEPDWLLADEPLASLDPAHQLDVLARLRDVAAQGSGVILVLHDLHLASRVADDAVLLKGGRVVSAGPAADVLTAPSIAQAYGVEVEIGLTPAGHRFILPIGQ, from the coding sequence ATGAGCATGCTCGCCGCCGATCGCATCGGCCTGACGCTTGGCGGCAACGCCGTGCTCGACGATGTCAGCTTCGCCTTTCGGCCGGGCCGCGTGACGACGCTGCTGGGGGCGAACGGCGCGGGCAAGAGCAGCCTGCTTGCCTGTCTTGCCGCATTGCGCGTGCCCGATCGCGGGACGGCGACGCTGGACGGCGTGGATGTGCAGACGCTCGACCGGCGCGCGCGGGCGCGCGCGATCGGGCTGCTGCCGCAAGCCGCCGACGTACATTGGGACGTGGATGTCGCGACCCTGGTCGGGCTCGGGCGGCTGCCGCATAGCGGGCGCTGGAGCAGCACCGCTGCCGATCACGAGGCGGTCGAGCGTGCGCTGGCCGCGACCGACATGACCACGCTGGCCGGGCGCGGCATGGAGCGCCTGTCGGGCGGCGAACGCAGCCGGGCATTGCTGGCGCGCGTGCTGGCCGGCGAGCCCGATTGGCTGCTGGCCGACGAACCGCTCGCCAGCCTCGATCCCGCGCATCAGCTCGACGTCCTGGCGCGGCTGCGCGACGTGGCGGCGCAGGGCAGCGGCGTGATCCTGGTATTGCACGATCTGCATCTCGCCTCGCGCGTTGCCGACGATGCGGTATTGCTGAAGGGCGGCCGCGTCGTCTCGGCGGGGCCGGCGGCGGACGTGCTGACCGCGCCGTCGATCGCGCAGGCTTACGGCGTCGAGGTCGAGATCGGGCTGACGCCGGCCGGGCACCGCTTCATCCTGCCGATCGGGCAATGA
- a CDS encoding ABC transporter substrate-binding protein gives MDPRLRGNDDKVRRPWTTIGLALALIPLLVSAAPPRSPRIVSTNPCVDAVLMQIADPAQIAGISHYSQDARSTSIPLAQARRFRATSGTAEEVVALRPDIVITGPHVEPATIAALKRMHIALVQYPVPDSVTESATQVREIAALAGHADRGRALAGRIEAAARPSPATPLPALIWQSGGLVPGAGTLSDDLLRRAGFRNMSAVYGLKKWDVLPLEYLIAKPPRVLLSISAAEVGEDRLTSHPAVERLARRITLAPYPVRLMNCGGPTIIAAMARLTQVRRGFGS, from the coding sequence ATGGATCCCCGCCTGCGCGGGAATGACGATAAGGTAAGGCGGCCGTGGACGACGATAGGGCTGGCACTGGCCCTCATCCCCCTCCTCGTCTCCGCCGCCCCGCCCCGGTCGCCGCGCATCGTCTCGACCAACCCATGCGTCGATGCGGTGCTGATGCAGATCGCCGACCCTGCGCAGATTGCCGGGATCAGCCATTATTCGCAGGATGCGCGCAGCACCTCGATTCCGCTGGCGCAGGCGCGACGCTTTCGCGCGACCTCCGGCACGGCCGAGGAAGTCGTCGCGCTGCGGCCCGATATCGTCATCACCGGCCCGCATGTCGAACCGGCGACGATCGCCGCGCTGAAGCGCATGCATATCGCGCTGGTGCAATATCCGGTGCCGGATTCGGTCACGGAAAGCGCCACGCAGGTGCGCGAGATCGCCGCCCTGGCGGGACATGCCGATCGTGGTCGCGCACTGGCGGGGCGGATCGAGGCGGCGGCGCGACCGTCGCCCGCGACGCCGCTGCCGGCGCTGATCTGGCAATCGGGCGGGCTGGTGCCGGGCGCCGGCACGCTGTCCGATGACCTGCTGCGTCGCGCCGGTTTCCGCAACATGAGCGCGGTCTACGGGCTCAAGAAGTGGGATGTGCTGCCGCTCGAATATCTCATCGCCAAGCCGCCGCGCGTGTTGCTGTCGATCAGCGCGGCGGAGGTCGGCGAGGATCGGCTGACCTCGCATCCCGCGGTCGAGCGGCTCGCGCGGCGCATCACGCTTGCGCCCTATCCGGTGCGGCTGATGAATTGCGGCGGGCCGACGATCATCGCGGCGATGGCGCGATTGACGCAAGTACGACGGGGATTCGGTTCATGA
- a CDS encoding adenosylcobinamide-GDP ribazoletransferase, translating into MGDRAPSWAPPLLAVQFLTRLPVPVLARLTPTQASDGFTRAMAWLPAVGSLIGAFTAGVYVAAGLVWPPVIAALLALAIEAVLTGAFHEDAVADFCDAFGGTARGEEALRIIRDSRIGSYGALGLGLAVGLRLAAIVMLPADLAVAAIIGAATAGRLWAVLLAAILPPPVTGTGIAARIGGRMRWRRAAGAALLTIPGVLPLALLSPWSLATSMATGMVLLWWLARFLRARIGGSTGDCLGFAAYIGQLVVLLAAVAA; encoded by the coding sequence ATGGGGGACCGCGCACCCTCGTGGGCGCCGCCATTGCTCGCGGTCCAATTCCTGACGCGCCTGCCCGTCCCGGTCCTCGCCCGGCTGACGCCGACGCAGGCGAGCGACGGGTTTACGCGCGCGATGGCCTGGCTGCCCGCGGTCGGATCGCTGATCGGCGCGTTCACCGCGGGCGTGTACGTGGCGGCCGGACTCGTCTGGCCGCCGGTGATTGCCGCGCTGTTGGCGCTTGCGATCGAGGCCGTGCTGACCGGTGCGTTCCACGAGGATGCGGTGGCCGATTTCTGCGATGCCTTTGGTGGCACGGCACGCGGCGAGGAAGCGCTGCGCATCATACGCGACAGCCGGATCGGCAGCTATGGCGCGCTGGGGCTCGGCCTGGCGGTGGGCCTGCGCCTTGCCGCCATCGTCATGCTGCCAGCCGATTTGGCCGTGGCGGCGATCATCGGCGCCGCGACGGCTGGGCGGCTATGGGCGGTGCTGCTTGCGGCGATCCTGCCGCCGCCGGTAACCGGCACGGGCATCGCCGCCCGGATTGGCGGCCGTATGCGGTGGCGCCGCGCGGCCGGCGCGGCGTTGCTGACCATACCCGGCGTGCTGCCGCTCGCATTGCTCAGCCCCTGGTCGCTTGCGACGAGCATGGCGACGGGCATGGTGCTGTTATGGTGGCTGGCGCGCTTCCTGCGCGCGCGGATCGGCGGCAGCACCGGCGATTGCCTCGGCTTTGCGGCCTATATCGGGCAGTTGGTCGTATTGCTGGCCGCAGTGGCGGCGTGA